From Xenopus tropicalis strain Nigerian chromosome 3, UCB_Xtro_10.0, whole genome shotgun sequence, the proteins below share one genomic window:
- the LOC116409702 gene encoding RING-H2 finger protein ATL72-like: MPCQRMITESKRQDNMNGRRSQSPHSHLCEIPENNNLAQDSLSNGVHEEAAARTCTETLEDVSHTQTSQANRITEANTRARTRGQILRLKQKIASLPLRVVGEEDEDFCIICLSDYKSGEEAYSLPCNHHFHARCLTEWLIERPVCPLCREPFFAN; this comes from the coding sequence GCCTTGCCAGCGAATGATCACTGAATCTAAAAGACAGGATAACATGAATGGAAGGCGTAGCCAATCTCCACATAGTCATCTTTGTGAGATTCCTGAAAACAATAACCTGGCACAGGACTCTCTATCCAATGGAGTCCATGAAGAAGCAGCAGCGAGAACATGCACAGAAACATTAGAAGATGTCAGTCATACACAGACAAGCCAAGCCAACAGGATCACTGAAGCCAACACAAGGGCACGAACACGGGGGCAGATCCTAAGGCTGAAGCAAAAGATTGCAAGCCTTCCACTACGCGTAGTAGGCGAGGAAGACGAAGACTTTTGTATCATTTGCTTGTCAGATTATAAGAGTGGGGAGGAAGCCTACAGTTTGCCATGCAACCATCATTTCCATGCCAGGTGTCTAACGGAGTGGCTAATAGAGCGGCCTGTGTGCCCTTTGTGTAGGGAGCCATTTTTTGCTAACTAG